The following are encoded in a window of Narcine bancroftii isolate sNarBan1 chromosome 2, sNarBan1.hap1, whole genome shotgun sequence genomic DNA:
- the LOC138754380 gene encoding vesicle-associated membrane protein 3-like: MSAPGPSNTPPVVPGPYGGNRKLQQTQTQVDEVVDIMRVNVDKVLERDQKLTELDDRADALQAGASQFETSAAKLKRKYWWKNCKMWAILITVILVIIIIIVVSQTT; encoded by the exons GTCTGCCCCAGGCCCTTCAAACACTCCACCTGTTGTACCAGGACCCTATGGCGGCAACCGGAAATTGCAGCAGACTCAGACACAAGTGGATGAG GTTGTGGACATCATGAGAGTGAATGTCGACAAGGTCCTTGAACGAGACCAGAAACTTACGGAATTGGATGACCGAGCAGATGCACTTCAAGCAGGAGCCTCACAGTTTGAGACCAGTGCTGCAAAACTAAAACGCAAATATTGGTGGAAGAACTGTAAG ATGTGGGCgattttaataactgttattctgGTCATCATAATTATCATAGTTG TTTCACAGACCACATAA